Proteins from a genomic interval of Paenibacillus sp. FSL R5-0623:
- a CDS encoding cytidine deaminase: MDNGLLMQEAIKARTKAYTPYSHFGVGAALLDSEGHVHHGCNIENAAYTPGNCAERTAMFSAIAGGQKPRSFTAIAIVGDTDGPIAPCGVCRQVMYELCEPDMKVILGNLKGDLQETTVAELLPWAFGPSDLNSAKK; the protein is encoded by the coding sequence ATGGATAACGGTTTGTTAATGCAAGAGGCAATTAAGGCACGTACTAAGGCGTATACGCCGTACTCCCATTTTGGTGTAGGCGCGGCTTTGCTTGACAGTGAAGGTCATGTGCATCATGGTTGTAATATTGAGAATGCTGCGTATACACCAGGTAACTGTGCTGAGCGTACGGCGATGTTCAGTGCCATTGCAGGTGGGCAGAAGCCTCGCAGCTTCACAGCGATTGCCATTGTGGGAGACACAGATGGTCCGATTGCTCCATGTGGCGTATGTCGTCAGGTCATGTACGAACTGTGTGAACCCGATATGAAAGTCATCTTGGGGAACTTGAAAGGTGATCTGCAAGAGACCACCGTTGCTGAACTGTTACCTTGGGCTTTTGGGCCTTCTGATCTGAATTCCGCCAAAAAATAA